The nucleotide window ATTAATTGGTCAAAACAAATTTCCTAAGAGCCAATTAAATGGAACATAGAGATAAATATAGCGTACTACTTCCGACATataatgaaaaagaaaatttgccTATCATTATTTGGCTTTTAGTTAAAGCTTTTACTGAAAGGTAAGTGACACTTTATAATCATATCTTCACAACATTGCAGTATATAACGTACGTCTTTTATTTCTAGCGGAGATGATTTTGAGATCATAGTAATTGATGACGGAAGCCCCGATGGGACTTTAGATGTAGCAAAACAACTGCAAACCATTTATGGAGATGAAAAAATAGTAGGCATGCCATGATGTCTGTCCCTTTTACAATGAAAATTCTacaaacatgtttttttttacataggTCTTGAGGccaagagaaaagaaacttgGGCTAGGGACAGCTTATATTCATGGAATCAAACATGCTACAGGCAACTTTGTTGTTATTATGGATGCTGACCTATCTCATCATGTATGCACAAAATTTAAGTGAAAAGATCTCAACAACTTACTCATATTTATATTCTATGCAGCCTAAATTTATCAAAGAGTTcattggaaaacaaaaagaaaaagactatGATTTAGTCTCTGGAACTCGATACAGTGGAAATGGTGGAGTTTACGGATGGGAcctaaaacgaaaaattattAGTAGAGGTGCTAACTATGTTACCCAGGTATTGTTGAGGCCAGGTGCTTCTGATCTCACTGGAAGCTTTCGCTTGTATAAGAAGGAAGTTTTAGAAAAACTGGTGCAATCATGTAAATCGAAAGGGTATGTTTTTCAAATGGAAATGATTATAAGAGCAAGGCAATTGGGATTCACAATCGGTGAAGTTCCGATTTCATTCGTTGATCGTGTTTACGGAGAATCAAAACTCGGTGGCAATGAAATCTTTCAGTTTGCTAAAGGTCTTCTCTATTTGTTTGCTACTACTTAACCCATTTTAAAGataaatgattttaaaatacatttggTTACGTTATTTTGAATACCGATTGTTATTTGCCTATAGGCTGAAAAATAATTTCTATCGTGCCGTTATCCTTCACAAATAATTTGAAATAGAATCGAAAAATTACGCGCTGgtattattttgtatttttaaaaatcattctcaatggaaaaaatgatTCAAACCCTTTTTTTGTCGCGTTAGTTGTTTGCTACCCCTTGATTTAGCTGATTTGCCCTGAAAACGTCATCACTGGTTAGCGTTTAAGAGTGTTGATAACACACTGACAAAGCGATACAAGTACTAATTACATTCAGAAGAAAAATGGAATGGAGAAAAAGCGCCACTAAAGTTGTCCGGATGATGCTCTATGCATTTTGCATATTACTTCACGCACACCTGATAAATCCAGTCGATGCCGCCGAAAATGACACTGGCGATTTCGAGGATGTGCTACGAGAAAATTATCGGGGCCCTATCGCTTTTTTCACCATTTCTGTACTGCTATTTGTAGTCTTGATGCTCAGTTGCTGCTTCTACGCAAGCAAACGCAGTAATCTCCACAATCCTGATGCTATTGTCGTAGATTTCAACTAAAGGGTAGGAATCTTGCTCCATAAGACTTGCTAATTCCCATTCTAACTTCCAACTTTAGCAATAAACGTTGTTCTATTAATCACGTATTCTGTACTTTGTAACTTTAATTTGCGTTTAGATAAACAACGAAGTTTTGTCAGTTATttaaaaagagaggaaaatgTGCTTAGCTTGAGCGGAAGATTCCGAGACAGTTCATGTAGTTTCAAGTACCAACGCCAATGTTCGCTTTTGTGGGAATCATTTTCCGGTAGTCAAAAATTTGGCAGTGGTAACTGGTAACTGTAACACTTTCTCCGAACgattcgaagaaaaaaaaaatttaataaatcttaAATTTTATCGAACAATGTGCGACAAATGTGGTCACGCGTAGAGAATTAATTGCCTTTACAAGAGAAATATCATTTCTCCACGCAGTAGGAAATTTTCTCCGTACACGCATTTGCCGACCTATGATTCCTTCGCCTAGTAGTCTTACTTCCGTGGATGATGTCCGCACAAAAGTAACATGACTATCAAGAtggatttaattttttgtctgGTGTGGTTTCTATCAAATGTCATCTTAGCTGTAGGAATACCGCACACATCAgaggaaaaaatagaagaaagttGGAGTTGGCTTTCTGGTGGCATTTCCTTCTTCATTACTGGAGTCCTAATTAATATAATTATGATCCTGCTCTTGTGTATCGCATGCAACATTGCAGAGAACTTGCATAAGAGGGAATCGGGCCAAATCACGAACAACGCTCTATAAGAAAACCTCACGCACGAAATACAATCTGGAAGATGTTTTGCTTAAAGGCTGAGATAATATCAGTGGTCTTGCATATTAATCCGTCATATTTAACTCACAGAAATAAAagtttgtgaaaaaaaaaaaatacatgtCGAAGTTCATTCAACTTATTACTTACCCGAATTACGAACTCCTCAACGTTCAACACGATCTTATGCTGAAATTTGTAGTTCTTCCGGAATACGGAAAGATGCTTTTGTAGCGAATCTTAATTAATCATTAGAGAAAACGTAAATCCAACAAAACTGTATAAAATACAATTTTCAGGTATTATTTATAAATAGAAGGGAAAAGAATATTTAAATGACCCAGTCATTATGTATTCTTAATTGTTGAAATTGTGACTGAAATCAGAACTGCGAAAACCTTCAACGAGCAGAAACTTGAGAACAAGGTAATTCTGCTCGAATCATACGCACTTCTTCAGCAAATTTCGAGCAAAAGATGTATATGACGTAACTAGTGTGGTATAACAGTaagatttgaaaaacaatGCATACTAACAATTAACACGACTTCCATTTTGCATTGCGCGTCTTATGTAGTCTGCGATTTTATCATCAAGATGCAAACTAGGCAATTCCGCTTCAAAGTTTGCCTATAAAGTAAAATGCATTTACATACATATCGGGGATATCGCCATAATATGGAAGGGATTTACCAGAGTTCCGTAGCCGCCAATGTAGCCATTCAGACGACTTGCAACGTATGAATGGTTCAGTTCAGGACCTGGCTCAATATCTAAAGCGTTCATGAGCCATGGGTGCTGTTGCAACAAATATTTCTGGTGATAGCTGGAAATTTTataacacaaaagaaaataaaactgacAATCTCTTTATCTGTGGACAGAGCATTACTCTTCGGCTTCATAGAAAGTAGAGCCCTTCAAAATTTGTGTTTGAACTGGCTTTGTTAAGGTCTTTTGCGCATTTTCCAATGATTCCATCGCTAAACGTTTTTGTTCTTCATTGTGGTAAAAAACAGCAGACATGTACTAAAGGATTACTAACTATTAAACTAATCAAAAATTTCAATCTACTAGATTTTGACCAACCTGTCTTGTACACTTCTGTGTAGAATCATGGTTTTTCCAAAACATACTTAGCAAGTTGGAATAATTGGTTTTGGTTGGATCGTACACAACTTCCGTAGTTTCAGTATGGTCTCCACTATAAAAATTGCCGGACGACTAATAATATTTCTCattaaatctgaaaaaaatttcttttacatACAGACTCCTATATGTTGGGTTAGGCTTGGTGCCCCCACTGAATCCTACGCGAGTACGGATCACACCTGAGGCACAACCTATAACATACAGATCAAATCAATAATAGGTATTCATTCATTCATAACAAGTAAATTTACCAAATTGTGCCTCAGGAAACCAAAATCAAGACATTCCAAATGATGCTGTTTCAGTTGAAATTTCACCGCTTTCAGCAACCATCTGTGATGCAGGCATTTTGCTAGAAGTAGTTTTAAGAGGACTGCCCTATTAATTAATTCAAAACTGTTGTTTCAGTACTGAATTTTAACACAATAAAACCAACAGAACTTTGGAAATATGCTTAAATACAAGTGTTATTATACAATCTTGTGATGTGTTGCATTTAACAACTGCCTCCCAAAAATCCTAATATACCACAACCAATGTGAATGTTATGTGCTTGTGATGTGTATCAATTGAAATTTCCTTCCACAATAGCAAAATCAAACAATCCTTTTGTCTCATTTTATACTATACGTAATAAATGTGAATAAGTCAGTAAATTTATTGTATGTCGACTTACGTACTGACATTGCTTATGTAACTAACTAGTTATGTAACAAATTATGCAACCCTTCAAGCGGCCAAAACTTTCCGTTCGCATCAGGGAATCACTGACGTGAAGAATGACAAACTTGATTAAATTCAAAGCAAAATAAAG belongs to Daphnia magna isolate NIES linkage group LG1, ASM2063170v1.1, whole genome shotgun sequence and includes:
- the LOC116916800 gene encoding dolichol-phosphate mannosyltransferase subunit 1, which gives rise to MEHRDKYSVLLPTYNEKENLPIIIWLLVKAFTESGDDFEIIVIDDGSPDGTLDVAKQLQTIYGDEKIVLRPREKKLGLGTAYIHGIKHATGNFVVIMDADLSHHPKFIKEFIGKQKEKDYDLVSGTRYSGNGGVYGWDLKRKIISRGANYVTQVLLRPGASDLTGSFRLYKKEVLEKLVQSCKSKGYVFQMEMIIRARQLGFTIGEVPISFVDRVYGESKLGGNEIFQFAKGLLYLFATT
- the LOC116922843 gene encoding peptide methionine sulfoxide reductase translates to MQHITRLAVLLKLLLAKCLHHRWLLKAVKFQLKQHHLECLDFGFLRHSCASGVIRTRVGFSGGTKPNPTYRSLGDHTETTEVVYDPTKTNYSNLLSMFWKNHDSTQKCTRQYMSAVFYHNEEQKRLAMESLENAQKTLTKPVQTQILKGSTFYEAEDYHQKYLLQQHPWLMNALDIEPGPELNHSYVASRLNGYIGGYGTLANFEAELPSLHLDDKIADYIRRAMQNGSRVNC